The following coding sequences are from one Dehalococcoidia bacterium window:
- the nagA gene encoding N-acetylglucosamine-6-phosphate deacetylase, whose amino-acid sequence MTARLLRNAEVLTPERRLTRAAVLIDGGRIVAVGADVEAPAAEPVDLHGLTLVPGFVDVHVHGGGGHSLIGSHPERVLGYARWAPRHGVTAFLAGTIGATAEAIEGSLRRGADLAGQIGAGAQLLGFHLEGPYLSPRRRGAFASSWLLPPDVRQISRFAQAADGHLSLLTIAPELPGAREVIEEAVRSDVRPSLGHTDASYEEMLRGFELGARHVTHCFNAMRPFMHRNPGPVAAALTAPGVRCELIADGVHVAAGAMRLLLAARGAANIVLVTDGIEAAGAASGQFELAGQPLAVRDGRALAADGTLAGSIATMDVCLRNAVRLGGADLREAAAMASLNPAQAIGVADDRGRVAPGYRADLVALTPELRVARTWIGGTLVYDGH is encoded by the coding sequence ATGACGGCACGGCTGCTGCGCAATGCCGAGGTGCTGACGCCCGAGCGCCGGCTGACGCGCGCGGCGGTACTGATCGACGGCGGCCGCATCGTCGCCGTTGGAGCAGACGTGGAGGCGCCGGCCGCCGAACCGGTCGATTTGCACGGTCTGACGCTCGTCCCCGGCTTTGTTGACGTGCACGTGCACGGCGGCGGCGGCCATTCCCTTATTGGCTCGCATCCGGAGCGGGTTCTGGGCTACGCACGCTGGGCGCCGCGGCATGGAGTAACCGCCTTTCTCGCCGGCACGATCGGCGCAACGGCCGAGGCGATCGAGGGGTCACTGCGGCGGGGCGCCGACCTGGCCGGCCAGATCGGCGCCGGCGCCCAACTGCTGGGCTTTCACCTCGAAGGGCCGTATCTCAGCCCGCGCAGGCGCGGCGCCTTCGCTTCTTCCTGGCTGCTGCCGCCGGACGTGCGCCAGATTTCGCGCTTTGCTCAGGCCGCGGATGGACACCTGAGCTTGCTGACGATCGCGCCGGAGCTGCCGGGGGCGAGGGAGGTGATCGAGGAGGCTGTCCGCAGCGACGTGCGGCCAAGCCTCGGCCACACGGACGCCTCCTACGAGGAGATGCTGCGCGGCTTCGAGTTAGGCGCCCGCCATGTCACGCACTGCTTCAACGCCATGCGGCCCTTCATGCATCGTAATCCGGGGCCGGTAGCGGCTGCACTTACCGCACCGGGCGTGCGCTGCGAGCTGATCGCCGACGGCGTGCACGTCGCGGCCGGCGCCATGCGCCTGCTGCTCGCCGCGCGTGGCGCAGCCAATATCGTGCTCGTGACCGACGGGATCGAGGCGGCCGGTGCGGCTTCGGGGCAGTTCGAGCTGGCCGGGCAGCCTCTGGCCGTGCGTGACGGGCGAGCGCTGGCAGCGGACGGCACGCTGGCGGGCAGTATCGCCACCATGGACGTCTGTCTGCGCAACGCGGTGCGGCTGGGCGGCGCCGATCTGCGCGAAGCAGCGGCGATGGCCTCGCTCAACCCCGCGCAGGCGATCGGCGTTGCCGACGACCGCGGACGGGTGGCGCCCGGGTACCGCGCGGACCTGGTGGCGCTGACGCCGGAGCTGCGCGTCGCACGGACATGGATCGGCGGGACGTTGGTCTACGACGGTCACTGA
- a CDS encoding FAD-binding oxidoreductase, protein MTATAIAATLRETLPGARVLDGGALDGYELAGVRPTISVRPTSAAEVADVLRLAGERGWALAALGGGTMLDLGNPPVRLDALVDLSALNAVVDYQPDDLTLTVQAGVTLDTVATLLAERGQMLPLDVPLPRRATIGGALACDAAGPRALRYGTGRDLVIGMQTALPRQGLARSGGKVVKNVAGYDLAKLHIGGLGTLGIITEVTFKLWPSLAGQGSLVATFDSLAAAHTAAQQLLASQLFPAALELLGPRAGAALATGSRAEPEHGQWLLAALFLGAFDAVQRQTRDTMTLCTQAGAPVVTALEPEQRARLFDGIRDYGRSADQAAAVILRASVLPAQTAHAVAVLEALTLPEADMPAILARPGRGTARGFWREAPAAGAHAAIAAARAELAAIGGHLVVERAPAALARTIDAWGFAAPDLALMRRLKQAYDPDAVLSPGRFVGGL, encoded by the coding sequence ATGACTGCCACGGCGATCGCCGCGACGCTGCGCGAGACGCTTCCCGGAGCGCGGGTGCTGGATGGCGGCGCGCTCGACGGCTACGAACTGGCGGGCGTGCGCCCGACTATCTCCGTACGCCCCACGAGCGCCGCGGAGGTGGCAGACGTACTGCGCCTCGCCGGCGAGCGCGGCTGGGCGCTGGCGGCTCTGGGCGGCGGCACCATGCTCGACCTGGGCAACCCGCCAGTGCGGCTGGACGCGCTCGTCGATCTTTCGGCGCTGAACGCCGTGGTCGACTACCAGCCGGACGACTTGACGCTGACCGTGCAGGCGGGAGTCACCCTGGATACGGTGGCGACGCTGCTGGCCGAGCGCGGGCAGATGCTGCCGTTGGATGTTCCCCTGCCGCGGCGGGCCACGATCGGCGGCGCCCTGGCGTGTGACGCTGCCGGGCCGCGGGCGCTGCGCTACGGCACCGGCCGCGACCTGGTGATCGGCATGCAGACGGCATTGCCGAGGCAGGGGCTGGCGCGCTCCGGCGGCAAAGTCGTGAAGAACGTCGCCGGCTACGATCTTGCCAAGCTGCACATCGGCGGGCTGGGCACGCTGGGGATCATCACCGAGGTGACGTTCAAGCTCTGGCCCAGTCTTGCCGGCCAGGGGTCGCTGGTGGCAACGTTCGATTCACTGGCGGCGGCGCACACGGCGGCGCAGCAGCTACTGGCGAGCCAGCTCTTTCCCGCGGCGCTGGAGCTGCTGGGGCCGCGGGCGGGCGCCGCCCTGGCCACGGGGTCGCGCGCCGAGCCGGAGCACGGACAGTGGCTCCTGGCGGCCCTCTTTCTCGGGGCCTTTGACGCGGTGCAGCGGCAGACGCGCGACACGATGACGCTCTGCACGCAGGCCGGCGCTCCCGTGGTCACAGCGCTGGAGCCGGAGCAACGTGCCCGGCTGTTCGACGGCATCCGCGACTACGGGCGCAGCGCTGATCAGGCAGCGGCGGTGATCCTGCGCGCTTCGGTTCTACCGGCGCAAACCGCACACGCCGTAGCCGTCCTCGAAGCGTTGACACTTCCCGAGGCGGACATGCCGGCGATCCTGGCGAGGCCGGGGCGCGGCACGGCGCGGGGATTCTGGCGCGAGGCGCCCGCGGCCGGGGCGCACGCTGCGATCGCCGCTGCCCGGGCGGAGTTGGCGGCGATCGGCGGGCACCTGGTCGTCGAGCGCGCCCCGGCGGCGCTGGCGCGGACGATCGACGCCTGGGGCTTCGCTGCGCCGGACCTTGCGTTGATGCGCCGGCTGAAGCAGGCATATGACCCGGACGCGGTGCTCAGTCCAGGGCGCTTCGTCGGCGGGCTGTAG
- a CDS encoding FAD-linked oxidase C-terminal domain-containing protein — translation MIDRRTVHDLQKMLGKANVITEPDDLIAFEYDGTIDRGWPSAVVFPTSAEQVSEVVKIAARDGLPIVPRGAGTGLSGGALATEGGIVLVMTRMKRVLELDLENRIAVVEPGLVNLELSKAVARHGLYYAPDPSSQKACTIGGNVAENSGGPHCLLYGVTTNHVLGLELVLADGEIVRVGGWGRERPGYDLTGIVVGSEGTLAIATKICVRLLREQESVRTLLAIFDSVNAASSTVSAVIRRGYVPAALEMIDRVCIKAVEPVLHCGFPLDAEAVLLIEVDGLNEFVDTAAAEIENLCVEFGAREVRQAATKAEREKLWAGRKGAFGAFGSLFPNYYILDGVVPRTQLMRVVDEVYAIGERYGFTVANVFHAGDGNLHPNILFDERVPGATEKVLEAGGEILRLCASAGGSLSGEHGIGLEKREYMPLTFSAADLAAMKTLKSAFRSEPLLNPCKAFPAHAGCGEVGLGSHGAQLLAADYYV, via the coding sequence GTGATCGACCGTCGCACCGTCCACGACCTGCAGAAGATGCTTGGCAAGGCGAACGTGATCACCGAGCCGGACGACCTGATCGCCTTCGAGTACGATGGCACGATCGACCGCGGCTGGCCCTCGGCCGTGGTCTTCCCCACTTCGGCTGAGCAGGTCTCGGAGGTGGTCAAGATCGCGGCGCGCGACGGCCTGCCGATCGTGCCGCGCGGCGCCGGCACCGGCCTCTCCGGCGGCGCCCTGGCGACCGAAGGCGGCATCGTGCTCGTCATGACGCGCATGAAGCGCGTCCTCGAGCTTGACCTGGAAAACCGCATCGCCGTGGTCGAGCCGGGGCTGGTCAACCTCGAGTTGTCCAAAGCGGTCGCCAGGCACGGGCTCTACTACGCGCCCGATCCGTCCAGCCAGAAGGCCTGCACGATCGGCGGCAACGTCGCCGAAAACTCCGGCGGCCCGCACTGCCTGCTCTACGGCGTGACCACGAACCACGTGCTCGGCCTCGAGCTCGTGCTGGCCGACGGCGAGATCGTGCGCGTCGGCGGCTGGGGGCGCGAGCGGCCCGGCTATGACCTCACCGGCATCGTCGTCGGCTCAGAGGGCACGCTGGCGATCGCGACCAAGATCTGCGTACGGCTGCTGCGCGAACAGGAGTCGGTGCGCACGCTGCTGGCGATCTTCGATTCGGTCAATGCGGCGAGCAGCACGGTTTCGGCGGTGATCCGCCGCGGCTACGTGCCCGCGGCGCTGGAGATGATCGACCGCGTCTGCATCAAGGCGGTCGAGCCGGTGCTGCACTGCGGCTTTCCGCTCGACGCGGAGGCGGTGCTCCTGATCGAAGTGGACGGCTTGAACGAGTTCGTCGACACGGCGGCGGCCGAGATCGAGAACCTGTGCGTCGAGTTCGGCGCACGCGAGGTGCGCCAGGCCGCGACGAAAGCCGAGCGTGAGAAGCTCTGGGCGGGGCGCAAGGGCGCCTTCGGCGCCTTCGGTTCGCTCTTCCCCAACTACTACATTCTCGACGGCGTGGTGCCGCGCACGCAGTTGATGCGCGTCGTGGACGAGGTCTATGCGATCGGCGAACGCTACGGCTTCACCGTCGCCAACGTCTTCCATGCGGGCGACGGCAACCTGCACCCCAACATCCTCTTCGACGAGCGCGTGCCCGGCGCCACGGAAAAGGTGCTGGAAGCGGGCGGCGAGATCCTGCGCCTCTGCGCATCCGCCGGCGGCTCGCTTTCCGGCGAGCACGGCATCGGCCTGGAGAAGCGCGAGTACATGCCGCTTACGTTCTCCGCGGCCGACCTGGCGGCGATGAAGACGCTGAAGTCGGCCTTTCGTTCGGAGCCGCTGCTGAACCCCTGTAAGGCGTTTCCAGCACACGCCGGCTGCGGCGAGGTCGGCCTGGGCAGCCACGGGGCGCAGCTGCTGGCCGCCGACTACTATGTGTAG
- a CDS encoding GNAT family N-acetyltransferase, which translates to MNVAAALTNDRAGSRMPGEKPSVHDNPTEKRYEVQRDGLTAFVEYRREGERIIFTHTEVPPPLEGHGLASLLAAAALEDARSQGLTVIPLCPFVSAYIRRHREFLHIVEPAYRRRLER; encoded by the coding sequence GTGAACGTCGCCGCGGCGCTCACGAACGACAGGGCGGGGTCGAGGATGCCGGGCGAGAAGCCGTCGGTACACGACAACCCGACAGAAAAGCGCTACGAGGTGCAGCGCGACGGCTTGACCGCCTTCGTCGAGTACCGGCGCGAGGGCGAGCGGATCATCTTTACCCACACCGAGGTGCCGCCGCCGCTCGAAGGGCACGGGCTCGCCAGCCTGCTCGCAGCAGCCGCGCTGGAGGATGCCCGCTCGCAAGGCCTCACCGTCATCCCGCTCTGCCCCTTCGTCAGCGCATACATCCGCCGGCACCGCGAGTTTCTGCACATCGTGGAACCCGCGTACCGACGAAGGCTGGAGCGATAG
- the ilvA gene encoding threonine ammonia-lyase, with product MALTVGEIQAAQLRLTGVVRTTPLLESRWWSAVAGAPIWLKAENLQRTGSFKIRGASNMIGQLSPEQRARGVIAASAGNHAQGVAVAAQAAGIPALVVMPETAPFAKVEATRGYGAEIVQAGASYQEAAAAMELIAAERGLTVVPAFDDERIIAGQGTLGLEVVEQLPDLDLVIVPVGGGGLASGVAIAVKSLRPRARVIGVQAAAAPAAARSLRRGAVESVSATLTVADGIAVARPGAITFPLLQRYLDEIVVVGEEAISEAIVGLMEYSKLVVEGAGAVGIAALLRGKIRCAGQTTVVVLSGGNLDFNLLARIIEHGLGQSGRYLNLRVAMDDRPGRLANALAVLAGAGANVLDVQHRRTGSELTFGQVEVELLLETRNPAHAEAVCAALRDAGYREDPGEPRRGRRFVISA from the coding sequence ATGGCGCTTACGGTCGGCGAGATCCAGGCGGCTCAGCTGCGGCTGACCGGCGTGGTGCGCACCACGCCGCTGCTGGAGTCGCGCTGGTGGAGCGCGGTGGCGGGGGCGCCGATCTGGCTGAAGGCCGAGAACCTGCAACGCACGGGCTCGTTCAAGATCCGCGGCGCCTCCAACATGATTGGCCAGCTCTCGCCGGAGCAGCGGGCGCGCGGGGTGATCGCGGCGAGCGCGGGCAATCATGCCCAGGGTGTCGCCGTCGCGGCGCAGGCGGCGGGCATTCCAGCGCTGGTCGTGATGCCGGAGACGGCGCCGTTCGCGAAGGTCGAGGCGACCCGCGGCTACGGCGCCGAGATCGTTCAAGCCGGCGCGAGCTATCAGGAAGCCGCGGCGGCGATGGAGTTGATCGCCGCGGAGCGCGGCCTGACGGTGGTGCCCGCCTTCGACGACGAGCGCATCATCGCCGGGCAGGGGACGCTGGGGCTGGAGGTGGTCGAGCAGCTCCCCGATCTGGATCTCGTGATCGTGCCCGTGGGCGGGGGTGGGCTGGCCAGCGGCGTCGCCATCGCCGTGAAGAGCCTGCGGCCGCGGGCGCGCGTGATCGGCGTGCAGGCAGCAGCGGCCCCCGCGGCGGCGCGCTCGCTGCGCCGCGGCGCGGTCGAGTCGGTGAGTGCCACACTCACCGTCGCCGACGGCATTGCGGTGGCCCGCCCGGGTGCGATCACTTTCCCCCTGCTGCAACGGTACCTGGATGAGATCGTGGTGGTCGGCGAGGAGGCGATCTCCGAGGCGATTGTCGGGCTGATGGAGTACTCCAAGCTCGTCGTCGAGGGCGCCGGCGCGGTGGGCATCGCCGCTCTGCTGCGCGGCAAGATTCGCTGCGCCGGGCAAACGACGGTGGTTGTGCTCAGCGGGGGTAACCTCGACTTCAACCTGCTGGCACGGATAATCGAGCACGGCCTCGGCCAGTCGGGCCGCTACCTCAATCTGCGCGTGGCCATGGACGACCGGCCCGGTCGTCTGGCAAATGCTCTGGCGGTCCTGGCCGGGGCCGGCGCCAACGTGCTCGATGTGCAGCACCGCCGCACCGGCTCCGAGCTGACTTTCGGCCAGGTCGAAGTCGAGCTCCTGCTGGAAACGCGCAACCCTGCCCACGCCGAGGCCGTCTGCGCCGCGCTGCGCGACGCCGGCTACCGCGAAGACCCCGGTGAGCCGCGCCGCGGCCGCCGCTTCGTAATCTCCGCATGA
- a CDS encoding enoyl-CoA hydratase-related protein has translation MAYTEILYDTAEGVATITLNKPEKMNAFSSKMIEEWTDAIDRSRLDDSVRAVIVTGAGRGFCSGMDVAAEAGGRGVLRTETGPAAARNSLRFNVHRVARALQILDKPYIAAVNGPAAGAGMDMASMADLRFCSDTARFTMAYVKMGLIPGDGGAYFLPRIVGLSKALELIWTGDLFGAEEALRIGYVSKVFPAESLMEETRAFAQRLAEGPAVAIQLAKRLAYRSADATLEQALDLAQSAMVITQSTDDAKEGPRAFMEKRKPNFQGR, from the coding sequence GTGGCCTACACCGAGATCCTCTACGACACGGCCGAGGGCGTGGCGACGATCACGCTGAACAAGCCCGAAAAAATGAACGCGTTCAGCTCGAAGATGATCGAAGAGTGGACGGACGCGATCGACCGTTCGCGCCTCGACGACAGCGTGCGTGCCGTGATCGTCACCGGCGCCGGCCGCGGCTTCTGCTCCGGCATGGACGTGGCGGCCGAAGCCGGCGGTCGTGGCGTGCTGCGCACGGAGACCGGCCCGGCCGCCGCGCGCAACAGCCTGCGCTTCAACGTGCACCGCGTGGCGCGGGCGCTGCAGATCCTCGACAAGCCCTATATCGCCGCGGTGAATGGCCCGGCCGCCGGCGCGGGGATGGATATGGCCTCTATGGCTGATCTGCGCTTCTGCTCCGACACGGCGCGCTTCACCATGGCCTACGTGAAGATGGGCCTTATCCCCGGCGACGGCGGCGCTTACTTCCTGCCGCGCATCGTCGGACTGAGTAAGGCGCTCGAGCTGATCTGGACGGGCGACCTGTTCGGCGCCGAGGAGGCGCTGCGCATCGGCTACGTGAGCAAGGTCTTCCCCGCCGAGTCGTTGATGGAGGAGACACGCGCCTTTGCGCAGCGGCTCGCCGAGGGCCCGGCCGTCGCCATCCAGCTTGCCAAGCGGCTGGCCTACCGCAGCGCCGACGCCACGCTCGAGCAGGCGCTTGACCTGGCGCAGTCCGCGATGGTGATCACGCAGTCCACCGATGACGCCAAGGAAGGCCCGCGCGCCTTCATGGAGAAACGCAAGCCGAACTTCCAGGGACGCTAG